One genomic window of Deltaproteobacteria bacterium CG11_big_fil_rev_8_21_14_0_20_42_23 includes the following:
- the gspN gene encoding type II secretion system protein GspN, which translates to MKMLRLLGYVFFFLISFIFLTYWMFPYDSLKERLVTLIEQQMGSQVEVSLESLKPSFITGIKLKKLKMYFNDGSNKFEVMNIPQASARLSLLSTLFASPHFTFSVELGGGEIDGDATLAGSTIDLDLDFDAVNISAIKVLASRYGLQLGSSIDGNISLKVDQQRWIRSTGSVDLDFRSLELKESEFKLDEGGIPLPAVVFAKGRASGLKAKIVRGSLNVEKFLFEGGDLGLDLKGRVGFGDSVESTRFDLDGMFNPSKKLSDALPFLFIVQKQKRPDGSYPLSISGRGARPSIKIGTFSVAL; encoded by the coding sequence ATGAAAATGCTTCGCTTGCTTGGATATGTTTTTTTCTTTCTCATCAGTTTTATTTTTCTCACCTACTGGATGTTTCCCTACGACAGCTTGAAAGAAAGGCTTGTCACTCTTATTGAACAGCAAATGGGAAGCCAGGTTGAAGTATCGCTTGAGTCGCTTAAGCCTTCTTTTATTACGGGTATCAAACTAAAAAAATTGAAAATGTATTTTAATGACGGAAGTAATAAATTTGAAGTGATGAATATTCCACAAGCATCTGCGCGTCTTTCACTTTTATCTACGCTCTTTGCATCTCCACATTTTACTTTTTCTGTTGAACTTGGAGGCGGAGAGATTGATGGCGATGCAACGTTGGCCGGAAGCACCATTGACCTTGACCTTGATTTTGATGCCGTAAATATTTCAGCCATTAAAGTATTGGCATCTCGATATGGTTTGCAGCTTGGGAGCAGTATCGATGGAAATATTTCACTGAAAGTGGATCAGCAAAGATGGATTCGTTCCACAGGTTCGGTGGATTTAGATTTTAGAAGTTTGGAGCTCAAAGAATCCGAATTTAAATTGGATGAAGGCGGCATTCCCTTGCCAGCTGTGGTTTTCGCAAAGGGGAGGGCGTCTGGTTTAAAAGCAAAAATTGTGCGTGGAAGTTTGAATGTTGAAAAGTTTCTTTTCGAAGGTGGTGATCTAGGTCTCGATTTAAAAGGTCGAGTTGGTTTTGGAGATTCTGTCGAAAGTACACGTTTCGATTTGGACGGAATGTTTAATCCCAGCAAAAAACTTTCCGATGCACTTCCATTTTTATTTATCGTGCAAAAACAAAAGCGTCCGGATGGCTCATACCCTTTAAGCATCTCAGGCCGAGGTGCAAGGCCATCAATAAAAATTGGCACATTTTCCGTAGCGCTTTAA